A genomic segment from Pseudomonas sp. S09G 359 encodes:
- a CDS encoding cupin domain-containing protein: MSITQFKDTLNAHLPDSSPVAVPLGEPVAVASTLSVERNDGVETGIWECTPGRWRRQIKSQEFCHFIQGRCTFTPDSGEIVHIEAGDALMLPANSTGIWDIQETVRKTYVLIL; this comes from the coding sequence ATGAGCATCACTCAATTCAAAGACACCCTGAACGCCCACCTGCCGGACTCATCGCCGGTGGCCGTGCCCTTGGGCGAGCCAGTCGCCGTGGCCTCGACCCTGAGCGTGGAGCGTAATGACGGCGTCGAAACCGGCATCTGGGAATGCACCCCGGGCCGCTGGCGTCGGCAGATCAAATCCCAGGAGTTTTGCCACTTTATCCAGGGCCGCTGCACCTTCACCCCCGACAGCGGTGAAATCGTTCACATAGAAGCCGGCGATGCACTGATGTTGCCGGCCAATAGCACCGGTATCTGGGATATCCAGGAAACCGTGCGCAAGACCTACGTATTGATTCTGTAA
- a CDS encoding FAD-binding oxidoreductase, with translation MPAWRNISLWMDQLDDPLQARPSLAHDLDVNVAIIGAGYTGLWTAYYLKRQAPELNIVIIEAQTAGFGASGRNGGWLMGNLLGEDRLLAGLAPEQRRASYDLLHAIPDEVAEVLAREGIDCDYRKGGALYCAARYPEQEGSLRRYLDKLHAQGLTEADYRWLSPQQLAEQIRIAKPYGGIYAPHVATINPAKLVRGLARVVESMGVTIYENSPVTHWQSGSLRTAHAGVRAAWVVPAVEGYANTLPPLGRFQLPVQSLIVATEPLPASTWDEIGLSHGQAFGESSRQVTYGQRSADNRLVFGARGGYQFAGKLRHNFDLTDSEVELRRYLFGELFPQLKNVRITHSWGGNLGMSRNFRPHMLCDNNTGVALSGGYGGEGVGATNLGGRTLADLILGRDTPLTRQPWVIRERGLDALKAWEPEPCRWLGYNAIIRSFVHEDQVLANPNSAPWRRKLATGVAGFMEGFMQ, from the coding sequence GGCTACACCGGCCTGTGGACCGCCTATTACCTGAAACGCCAGGCGCCTGAGCTGAACATCGTGATCATCGAGGCGCAAACCGCAGGTTTCGGTGCCTCTGGCCGCAACGGCGGCTGGCTGATGGGCAACCTGCTCGGTGAAGACCGCCTGCTGGCCGGCCTGGCGCCCGAACAACGCCGCGCGTCCTACGACCTGCTGCACGCTATCCCTGACGAAGTGGCCGAGGTGCTGGCCCGTGAAGGCATCGACTGCGACTACCGCAAAGGCGGCGCGCTGTACTGTGCCGCGCGCTACCCCGAGCAGGAAGGCAGCCTGCGCCGCTACCTGGACAAACTCCATGCCCAGGGCCTCACCGAGGCCGACTACCGTTGGCTGAGCCCGCAGCAATTGGCTGAACAGATCCGCATCGCCAAGCCCTATGGCGGTATCTATGCACCCCATGTTGCCACGATCAATCCGGCCAAGCTGGTACGTGGCCTGGCGCGGGTGGTGGAAAGCATGGGCGTGACGATTTATGAAAACAGCCCGGTCACCCATTGGCAGTCCGGCAGCCTGCGCACCGCCCATGCCGGCGTGCGTGCCGCGTGGGTGGTGCCCGCAGTGGAGGGCTATGCGAATACCTTGCCGCCGTTGGGCCGGTTTCAACTGCCGGTGCAAAGCCTGATTGTCGCCACCGAGCCATTGCCGGCCAGTACCTGGGATGAAATTGGCCTGAGCCACGGCCAGGCCTTTGGCGAGAGCAGCCGCCAAGTCACCTACGGCCAACGCTCGGCGGATAACCGCCTGGTATTCGGTGCCCGGGGTGGCTATCAGTTCGCCGGCAAGCTGCGGCATAACTTTGATTTGACCGACAGCGAGGTGGAACTGCGTCGCTACCTGTTCGGTGAACTCTTCCCACAGCTTAAGAACGTGCGGATTACCCATTCCTGGGGCGGCAACCTCGGCATGTCGCGTAATTTCCGACCGCACATGCTCTGCGATAACAACACCGGCGTCGCCTTGTCCGGCGGCTATGGCGGGGAGGGCGTGGGTGCCACCAACCTGGGCGGCCGGACCCTGGCCGACCTGATCCTGGGCCGCGATACACCGTTGACCCGACAACCCTGGGTCATCCGCGAGCGCGGCCTGGACGCGCTCAAGGCCTGGGAGCCCGAGCCCTGCCGCTGGCTGGGTTACAACGCGATCATCCGCAGTTTTGTCCATGAAGACCAAGTGCTGGCCAACCCCAATAGCGCGCCGTGGCGCCGCAAGCTGGCGACTGGCGTGGCGGGGTTCATGGAAGGGTTCATGCAGTAA
- a CDS encoding polyamine ABC transporter substrate-binding protein, with protein sequence MKAIALLPLMLVASLSQAAEMVKIYNWSDYIAPDTTKNFQKETGIGFTYDVYDSNETLDGKLMTGKSGYDVVFPSNHFMARQIQGGALKKLDKSQLPNWKNLNPVLLKALENNDPGNAHGFPYLWGSTGIGYNIDKVKAVLGDNAPVDSWDLIFKPENMAKLQKCGVAILDNGPELLPAALNYLGLPHHSKKAEDYKKAEDLLMKVRPYVAYFHSSKYTADLANGDICVAVGFSGDILQAESRAKEAKNGVNIGYNIPKEGAAIWFDMVAMPADAPDEKAGYAFMNYLLRPEVMASITNYVHYANGNEAADSLVDPAIKADTKVYPSPEMMGKLFALEAMPLNIDRIRTRVWNTIRTGR encoded by the coding sequence ATGAAAGCCATTGCCCTGTTGCCCTTGATGTTGGTGGCCTCTCTCAGCCAGGCCGCCGAGATGGTGAAAATCTACAACTGGTCGGACTACATCGCCCCGGACACCACCAAGAACTTCCAGAAAGAAACCGGCATCGGTTTTACCTACGACGTCTACGACAGCAATGAGACGCTGGACGGCAAGTTGATGACCGGTAAATCCGGTTACGACGTGGTGTTCCCGTCCAACCATTTCATGGCCCGGCAGATCCAGGGCGGCGCCCTCAAAAAGCTCGACAAGAGCCAGCTGCCCAACTGGAAAAACCTCAACCCGGTATTGCTCAAGGCCCTGGAAAACAATGACCCTGGCAATGCCCATGGCTTCCCGTACCTGTGGGGCAGCACCGGCATTGGCTACAACATCGACAAGGTCAAGGCGGTGTTGGGTGATAACGCTCCGGTAGATTCCTGGGACCTGATCTTCAAGCCCGAGAACATGGCCAAACTGCAAAAATGCGGCGTGGCGATCCTCGACAATGGCCCCGAATTACTGCCTGCCGCGTTGAATTACCTGGGCCTGCCGCACCACAGCAAGAAGGCCGAGGACTATAAGAAGGCCGAAGACCTGCTGATGAAAGTGCGGCCTTACGTGGCGTACTTCCACTCCTCGAAATACACCGCGGACTTGGCCAACGGCGATATCTGCGTGGCCGTCGGTTTCTCCGGCGATATCCTGCAAGCTGAAAGCCGCGCCAAGGAAGCCAAGAACGGCGTGAATATCGGCTACAACATTCCCAAGGAAGGCGCCGCCATCTGGTTCGATATGGTCGCCATGCCCGCCGACGCGCCCGACGAAAAAGCCGGCTACGCGTTCATGAACTACCTGCTGCGCCCGGAAGTGATGGCCAGCATCACCAACTACGTGCATTACGCCAACGGTAACGAAGCCGCCGACAGCCTGGTGGACCCGGCGATCAAGGCGGATACCAAGGTGTACCCGAGCCCGGAAATGATGGGCAAGTTGTTCGCGTTGGAGGCGATGCCGTTGAATATCGACCGGATCCGTACGCGAGTGTGGAACACCATCCGTACCGGCCGCTGA